The genome window CGGAGTGGGCGAGAAGTTCGAGATTAATCATTACAGCGAGCATTCACTGAGCTCAGGCGAACAGGCTTCGGCCATTGCCTACATACAGGTTCGGCGGGCGGACGGCCGATCCCGCTGGGGCGCAGCCGTTGATACCAATATTGAGCTCGCCTCGGTGAAGGCGGTATTGAGCGCGCTCAACAGGTTTTGACGTTGAATGACTTAGGGCCGGCCCAGAAGTGACGAGCCCGATCGCGGAATCGCTGCGACGTTCACGCCTCGTGCATGAACGCGCCGCCTCCCGCGCAGTTTGGGGTAAACACCTGATTACAGCTGCCGCTCGCACTGGCTTAGCTTTCCATCAAAACTATTATGGCTGAAGGCACCCAAACCAAACGCAAACCGAGTGCGGCATTCATGAAGCCGGTGCAGCCGGACGAGAAGTTGGCCGCAGTGATCGGCAATGACCCTGTCCCTCGCACTGAAATCACCCGGAAGCTTTGGGACTACATACGTGCCAATCGCCTCCAGGATCCCTCGAACAAGACCCGGATCAACGCCGACGACAAGCTGAAGCAGGTGTTTGACGGGCGGGATCAGGTCACCATGTTTGAGATGACCAAGCTGGTTTTCAACCATGTGAAGTGAGCCAGATTTCTGCTGGCAATTCCCGTTCACGGCCGCTATGGTTCAGCCTGTTATGAACCATGGCCGGCACGCTGCGAAAACCGTTCTTCTCGTTGGACTATTACTTTTCGCCCGGCCGGCCTTTGCGGCAGAGGGTGTGGCCGATCCCGGCCCCGCCGTCCCTCACAATCACGCGCATCCGCCCGCAGCTCCCAGCGTGATTCCAGCGCCCGGCGCCTTGTCCGCAGATGCTGTCCTCGCCTGGGATAAGGAGACCCACGAAAATACGGTTCCTCACGGCACGGTTGACACGAAGTTCACTTTTCTGCTGACGAATATTTCTCCCGCCGAGGTCACGATTTCTGGCGTTCATACATCCTGCGGATGCACTGCAGCCCAGTTGCCGCAGATTCCCTGGGTTCTTCCCGCGGGCGGCACAGGGGAGATCAAGGTGACAATGAACGTCGCGAACAAGACCGGGTTGATTTCCAAAACGGTAACCGTGAACACCGACAAGGGCCCGAAGGTGTTGTTCGTGAAGGCGAACGTTTTGCCGCAAACGGCGGATCAAATGGCTGGCGGTGATCGCTCAAATAACCAGAAGATTGCATTGGCGGATCGACAGGCGGTGTTTCGCGGTGATTGCGCGCGCTGTCACTCGGATTCCAAGGGGAAGATGGGCCATGAACTGTACGTGTCGGTTTGCGGCGTGTGCCATGAGGCTGAACATCGAGCCTCCATGGTTCCCAGTCTTCAGGCGTTGCCGAATCCCACCAACGCGGAATATTGGCGCAATTGGGTGACGCATGGGAAAGAGGGGACACTCATGCCCGCATTTTCTGAAAAGGAAAACGGAATCCTGACGGACCAGCAAATCGACTCTCTCGTAAAGTACCTTGGCGAGAAATTTCCCAGCAAGACAGCTTCCCAAACCGGCACGCAACCCGCGGTTCCCAGTCTTCCAAAACTCTAGCTGCTGATGGACAGTGGCGTCAGGCATCTTGCCTGACGTAGAGGGCGTGCATCCGTGCCGCCCGGAAGAGCTTTCAAGCACGAGACATTGAAGTC of Verrucomicrobiia bacterium contains these proteins:
- a CDS encoding DUF1573 domain-containing protein, with the protein product MVQPVMNHGRHAAKTVLLVGLLLFARPAFAAEGVADPGPAVPHNHAHPPAAPSVIPAPGALSADAVLAWDKETHENTVPHGTVDTKFTFLLTNISPAEVTISGVHTSCGCTAAQLPQIPWVLPAGGTGEIKVTMNVANKTGLISKTVTVNTDKGPKVLFVKANVLPQTADQMAGGDRSNNQKIALADRQAVFRGDCARCHSDSKGKMGHELYVSVCGVCHEAEHRASMVPSLQALPNPTNAEYWRNWVTHGKEGTLMPAFSEKENGILTDQQIDSLVKYLGEKFPSKTASQTGTQPAVPSLPKL
- a CDS encoding SWIB/MDM2 domain-containing protein, with protein sequence MAEGTQTKRKPSAAFMKPVQPDEKLAAVIGNDPVPRTEITRKLWDYIRANRLQDPSNKTRINADDKLKQVFDGRDQVTMFEMTKLVFNHVK